The Gloeobacter violaceus PCC 7421 DNA window ACCAAAAGCTTCAGGTGCAATTTTTCGAGCGCACCATGGGCTACGACTTCGCCGATTTGAACGAACTGTCGCTTGCCTACGCGATCAGCATCCACCGCAGCCAGGGCAGCGAGTATCCGGTGGCGATTATCCCGGTGCACACCCAGCACTTTCCGATGCTCAGCCGCAACCTGCTCTATACCGGTCTGACCCGGGCACGCAAACTGGCGGTGCTGGTGGGTACCCGCAAGGCCATTGCCATCGCCGTGCGCGAAGTGAAGGCCATGCAGCGCTACACGCGGTTGTCCGAAAGGCTCTCGCCTTTGCAGGCAGACGAGTAGCAGCCCGCAGCCAGGACGGCTGTATACTAAACTGTGCACAGCTTAGTGGATTATGCAGGGACCGACGGTCAGAATCAGCGCCTCAGCGCACCGGACATTGAAGGAACTGGCAGCCCGCTCGGGCGAATCGATGCAGACGGTTCTCGACCGTGCCGTCGAGGAGTACCGGCGCGGGCAATTTTTGGAGGAGGCCAACCGGGCATTTGCCGCTTTGCGCGACGACCCGGAGGCGTGGCAGGCGGAGCTTGCAGAGCGTGAAATTTGGGACCATGCCCTGGCAGACGATCTTGGGGAGGAGCATTGAAGCCGGGGCGCGGCGAAGTGTGGCTGGCCGATCTTGATCCCACCCGGGGACGTGAGCAGGCAGGGCGTCGTCCCTGCCTGGTGGTTTCTGCCGATCCACTTAACCGGGGACCGGCGCAGCTGGTGGTCGTACTGCCCATCACCAGCCGCGACAAAGGCATCCCGTTTCACGTGGGTCTTGAGCCTCCGGAAGGCGGAGTGACGGTGCGCAGCTTTATCAAGTGTGAGGATGTCCGCTCGATCAGCACGCAGCGGTTGACGGAAAAATGGGGCGCTGTCCGCAACGAAACGCTTTTGGCCGTGGAGGATCGGCTACGGATTTTGCTGTCGCTCTGACTGTCTGTGAGTCGCCGTTTTCATACACCCAGCAGCTCCACGCCGAGCTTCGCGGCGGTCTGCCGGAGTTCGGCATCTTTGGTTGCGAGCGGCACCCCCAGGCGCATGGCCAGTTCCAGGT harbors:
- a CDS encoding type II toxin-antitoxin system PemK/MazF family toxin is translated as MKPGRGEVWLADLDPTRGREQAGRRPCLVVSADPLNRGPAQLVVVLPITSRDKGIPFHVGLEPPEGGVTVRSFIKCEDVRSISTQRLTEKWGAVRNETLLAVEDRLRILLSL